Below is a window of Brachyspira hampsonii DNA.
TAAGAAAAAGGCACACAGTCTGCAGCTATTAATAAATCTGCATTATCTAAATAATTAGCATTAGGGTTCATTAATTTTAATTGTATAGGCCAATTTCTTAATTCAGAACTCATTTGTATATTATTATTATTTTCTCCTCTGAATTGATTTCTCATATCTTTTTGCATACTTCCGGGACAACCGCAATGTTTATTTTCTTCCATGTTAGGAACCTCCATATTATTATCTTTTAAATAGTTTACAGCTTCATTAAAGAGCTTATCTTCACCATAATCTCTTAAATGTTCAAGATGTGCTTTTATGACATTAACTCCGCCTTTTACAATATTTTCCATTACTTTTCTTTCATCATATTCTTCGGCTTCTCTCTCTTCTATTTCCATAGCATTTTCAGGGCAAGCCTTTATACAA
It encodes the following:
- a CDS encoding ATP-binding protein; translated protein: MKRRIIKIDEDKCTGCGVCIPDCPEGALQIIDGKARLISDLFCDGLGACIKACPENAMEIEEREAEEYDERKVMENIVKGGVNVIKAHLEHLRDYGEDKLFNEAVNYLKDNNMEVPNMEENKHCGCPGSMQKDMRNQFRGENNNNIQMSSELRNWPIQLKLMNPNANYLDNADLLIAADCVPFSYPNFHSRFLKNKTLLMFCPKLDTYIDEYIEKLTNIFTNKNIKSISIVRMEVPCCGGVEMIVQKALEIANKNIIIKEYVISIDGNII